The Hemicordylus capensis ecotype Gifberg chromosome 6, rHemCap1.1.pri, whole genome shotgun sequence genome window below encodes:
- the LOC128329626 gene encoding vomeronasal type-2 receptor 26-like: MVPNEAAQYTGIIRLLLHFGWNWVGLFAVEDDSGDHFLRFLEPLLSQNRICSAFTQRIPSKIHFNKGKAYESILSKIFLLFTESKASTFILYGETKSFLWLKYFMLIIAKTYKNITSVFRKVWIITAQIEYAFGSLQKNSDFQLFEGSIYFTIHTKELIGFQTFLKTLGPYWAQGDGFLKVFWEHAFDCSVPNPGVLTKVDGACTGKERLESLPGSAFEMDMTGHSYSIYNAVYVVAHALHTIYSSRSKHRAMLGDKKEFNSWQLHPFLQGNSFNNTAGELLYFNDRKEMVAGFDIININVFPNNSILKVRVGRMDPSEGKEFIIDEDVIMWHRSFNQVLPLSVCSASCPPGFQKKKREGEKFCCYDCTPCPEGKISNQTDMDDCFKCPEDEYPNKDKDGCIPKVTSFLSYDEPLGISLTSVAVSFSLITAFVLVTFIKHQDTPIVKANNQDITYILLIALLLCFLSSLLFLGQPIKVTCYLQQSAFGIIFTVAVSCVLAKTITVVLAFMASKPGSSMRKWVGKRLPNSIILSCSLIQACICAVWLGTSPPFPDVDMQSLTGEIIAACNEGSATMFYLVLGYMGLLSIISFIVAFLARKLPDTFNEAKFITFSMLMFCSVWLSFVPTYFSTKGKYMVVVEIFSILASSAALLCCIFAPKCFIIVLRPDLNNKKQLIRLNK, from the exons ATGGTCCCAAATGAAGCTGCTCAATATACAGGGATAATCCGATTGCTTCTCCATTTTGGATGGAATTGGGTTGGACTATTTGCTGTGGAGGATGACAGTGGAGATCATTTCCTGCGGTTCCTGGAGCCATTGCTCTCCCAGAATAGAATCTGTTCAGCTTTCACGCAAAgaattccaagcaaaatacatttTAATAAGGGGAAGGCATATGAAAGCATACTCTCAAAGATTTTCCTGCTTTTCACAGAGAGCAAAGCCAGTACCTTTATCCTCTATGGAGAAACAAAGTCCTTTTTGTGGCTGAAGTATTTTATGCTGATAATAGCTAAAACCTATAAGAACATCACATCTGTTTTCAGAAAGGTGTGGATTATAACAGCCCAAATTGAGTATGCATTTGGGAGCCTTCAAAAAAATTCAGATTTCCAACTTTTTGAAGGTTCAATTTACTTCACCATTCACACAAAGGAGCTAATAGGGTTCCAGACATTTCTGAAGACCCTGGGACCTTATTGGGCACAGGGAGATGGTTTTCTCAAGGTCTTCTGGGAGCATGCCTTTGACTGTTCAGTTCCAAATCCCGGGGTGCTGACAAAGGTTGATGGAGCATGCACTGGGAAAGAGAGACTGGAGAGCCTTCCTGGGTCTGCTTTTGAAATGGACATGACTGGCCATAGCTACAGTATCTATAATGCTGTCTATGTGgtggcacatgctttgcacaccATTTACTCTTCTCGATCCAAACACAGAGCAATGCTGGGTGATAAAAAGGAATTCAACTCCTGGCAG CTCCATCCATTTCTTCAAGGCAATTCTTTTAACAACACAGCTGGagaattgttgtattttaatgaTAGAAAGGAAATGGTAGCTGGATTTGATATAATAAACATTAATGTATTCCCAAACAACTCCATCCTTAAAGTAAGAGTTGGAAGGATGGATCCTAGTGAAGGAAAAGAATTCATCATTGATGAGGATGTAATCATGTGGCACAGGAGCTTTAACCAG GTGTTGCCCCTTTCAGTGTGCAGTGCCTCCTGCCCCCCTGGTTTTCAGAAgaaaaagagggaaggagagaaattttgctgctatgattgtaCCCCATGCCCAGAAGGGAAGATTTCCAACCAAACGG ATATGGATGACTGTTTCAAATGCCCAGAAGATGAATATCCAAACAAGGACAAAGATGGATGCATCCCTAAAGTTACAAGTTTTCTGTCTTATGATGAACCTTTAGGGATCAGTTTAACCTcagttgctgtttctttttcattgATCACAGCTTTCGTGCTAGTAACTTTTATTAAGCACCAAGATACTCCCATAGTCAAAGCCAACAATCAAGATATCACCTACATCCTCCTGATCGCCCTCCTCCtttgttttctctcttctttGCTGTTTCTTGGACAGCCTATAAAAGTGACCTGCTATCTCCAACAGTCTGCATTTGGCATCATCTTCACAGTGGCTGTTTCGtgtgtgttggccaaaaccatcactgtggttcTAGCCTTCATGGCCAGCAAACCAGGGTCCAGCatgaggaaatgggtggggaaaagactgCCCAACTCCATTATTCTTTCCTGCTCCCTTATTCAAGCATGCATTTGTGCAGTGTGGCTGGGAACCTCTCCCCCATTCCCAGATGTGGACATGCAGTCACTAACTGGAGAAATCATAGCAGCATGTAATGAAGGCTCAGCCAccatgttttatcttgttttggGCTACATGGGACTTCTGTCCATCATCAGCTTCATAGTGGCTTTTCTAGCCAGGAAATTGCCAGACACTTTTAATGAGGCCAAGttcatcaccttcagcatgctgatgttttgcagtgtttggttgtCCTTTGTGCCAACTTACTTCAGCACCAAAGGGAAATATATGGTTGTTGTGGAGATCTTCTCTATCTTAGCCTCCAGTGCTGCGCTACTGTGTTGTATCTTTGCACCCAAATGCTTCATTATTGTGCTGAGGCCTGATCTGAACAACAAAAAGCAATTGAtaaggctaaataaataa